In Citrus sinensis cultivar Valencia sweet orange chromosome 4, DVS_A1.0, whole genome shotgun sequence, one DNA window encodes the following:
- the LOC102611901 gene encoding uncharacterized protein LOC102611901 encodes MEEAKALAQHQQQLLLQHQQQQQAQQNQQNQQQQQQQQQQQYLLLQQLQQQAAISRFPSNIDAHLRPPGIHRALSLQQQNPNSNPNPNANPNLQQHQQQQQQQQNQQNSQQSQQQQQQQQQQQQQQQQKGMRPLNQVELQMAYQDAWRVCHPDFKRPFTSLEDACERLLPYHVVADYEAEEDDRILDSDTTGQMPSRSQQWDNNIAAKVAEFTGTFEKQALAFNIITRKRAIGEFRSEERLMIEQVLLQEEKRAMFELRAEIESREKAGREAHEARLRMQAMVQAEHARAESHARDELMARGPIRASALGSQGNNLAIGHDIGDQEPVVNPDEMMNGWGNNTQRDEKEPSEDFLNDEETENGDTGTQEEWREVGNFDLNTR; translated from the exons ATGGAAGAAGCAAAGGCTTTAGCTCAGCACCAACAGCAATTACTCTTACAACACCAGCAGCAACAACAAGCgcaacaaaatcaacaaaatcaacaacagcaacagcagcagcagcagcaacagtATCTTCTCTTGCAACAGCTGCAACAACAAGCGGCAATCTCTCGTTTCCCTTCAAATATCGATGCCCACTTACGCCCACCTGGAATCCACCGTGCCCTTTCTCTCCAACAGCAAAACCCTAATTCAAACCCTAACCCTAACGCTAACCCTAATTTGCAACAACaccaacagcagcagcagcagcagcaaaatcaacaaaattcgCAGCAGTCGCAgcagcaacagcagcagcagcagcagcagcagcagcagcagcagcagaagGGGATGAGGCCACTGAATCAAGTGGAGCTGCAGATGGCTTATCAGGACGCTTGGCGGGTTTGCCACCCAGACTTTAAGCGGCCTTTCACGTCGCTGGAAGATGCCTGTGAGAG ATTACTTCCTTACCATGTTGTAGCAGACTATGAAGCAGAGGAAGATGATAGAATCCTTGATTCTGACACAACAGGACAGATGCCTTCTCGCTCACAGCAGTGGGACAACAACATTGCTGCCAAAGTCGCAGAGTTCACGGGAACATTTGAGAAACAGGCCCTTGCCTTTAACATAATAACCCGCAAAAGAGCTATCGGTGAATTCCGATCTGAGGAGAGGTTGATGATCGAGCAAGTTCTCCTCCAAGAAGAGAAACGAGCCATGTTCGAATTGAGGGCTGAAATAGAGTCAAGGGAGAAGGCTGGTCGGGAGGCTCATGAGGCTAGGTTGCGAATGCAAGCCATGGTCCAGGCAGAGCACGCTCGAGCGGAGTCTCATGCTCGTGATGAATTGATGGCCCGAGGTCCAATAAGAGCAAGCGCACTTGGTTCTCAAGGAAACAATCTTGCAATTGGGCATGATATAGGAGATCAGGAACCAGTTGTGAACCCGGATGAAATGATGAATGGATGGGGAAACAATACACAGAGAGATGAAAAGGAACCGTCTGAAGATTTCTTGAATGATGAGGAAACTGAAAATGGAGACACAGGCACGCAGGAGGAGTGGCGTGAAGTTGGGAATTTTGATTTGAACACTAGGTGA